The following are encoded together in the Bacillus sp. (in: firmicutes) genome:
- a CDS encoding YtxH domain-containing protein, with protein MKQEKRFVKGVLWGALVGGVLTLLDEDTRKAVWSKTKDGYQGVQQFLKNPNEKIEKVMQVYNDYREQFEIIKNDVEQMVNQLKEQTQPLKEVSASNEEQKEE; from the coding sequence TTGAAACAGGAAAAACGTTTTGTCAAAGGAGTGCTATGGGGCGCATTGGTAGGTGGGGTTCTTACACTGCTTGACGAAGATACAAGAAAAGCGGTTTGGTCCAAAACGAAAGACGGCTATCAAGGGGTGCAACAATTTTTAAAAAATCCGAACGAAAAAATAGAGAAAGTTATGCAAGTGTACAACGACTATCGGGAACAATTTGAAATAATTAAAAACGACGTCGAACAGATGGTGAACCAATTAAAAGAGCAAACTCAACCGCTAAAAGAAGTGTCTGCCTCCAATGAAGAGCAAAAAGAAGAATAA
- a CDS encoding YihY/virulence factor BrkB family protein: protein MPRKHPNGLVSFVNRYLQSVIHHDCFGMAAQLSYFFFLSLFPLLIVLVTLISYLPYSQDDLLGIIRDFAPKQPMVIIERTLEEVMTKSNSGLLSIGIIGTLWSGSSGMRGIVKAMNRAYDVNENRSFITIRVMSIVLTILLLFVILLVLLLPVFGKQIGYFIFLQLGVSDQFVQIWDYSSWLISAIVLFVVFIGVYFFSPNKKIQCRSVVPGSLFATFGWMVVSWMFSYYVANFGDFSAIYGSIGGIIVMLIWFYLTAVILILGGELNAFISEETKC from the coding sequence ATGCCGAGAAAGCATCCTAATGGGCTTGTTTCGTTTGTCAATCGTTATTTGCAATCCGTTATACATCATGATTGCTTCGGAATGGCCGCACAGTTATCGTACTTTTTTTTCTTATCCTTATTTCCGTTATTAATTGTATTAGTGACACTAATTTCGTATTTACCGTATTCCCAAGATGATTTGCTCGGAATCATTCGGGATTTTGCTCCCAAGCAGCCAATGGTAATTATTGAGAGAACGTTAGAAGAAGTAATGACAAAGTCAAATAGTGGTTTACTATCCATAGGTATCATCGGTACGTTATGGTCTGGATCGAGTGGCATGAGAGGAATTGTTAAAGCGATGAATCGGGCGTACGATGTCAATGAAAATCGGTCTTTTATTACCATTCGCGTTATGTCTATCGTCTTAACGATCCTTTTATTATTCGTGATTTTACTTGTTTTACTTCTTCCGGTGTTCGGTAAGCAAATCGGGTATTTTATCTTTTTGCAACTCGGCGTGTCAGATCAGTTTGTACAAATTTGGGATTACTCGAGTTGGCTTATCAGTGCCATCGTTTTATTTGTCGTGTTTATTGGTGTTTACTTTTTTTCGCCAAATAAAAAAATCCAATGTCGTTCCGTCGTTCCGGGGTCGCTCTTTGCTACATTCGGCTGGATGGTCGTTTCATGGATGTTCTCCTATTACGTCGCAAATTTCGGTGATTTTTCAGCAATCTATGGAAGCATCGGTGGAATTATCGTCATGCTTATTTGGTTTTATTTAACGGCGGTAATTCTCATTTTAGGTGGCGAACTTAACGCATTCATTAGCGAAGAGACAAAATGTTAG